GCTACAGTTATTATACAAGAGGGAACTTTACGAATGGGAGATGCTTTTATTTCCGGGATATGTTGTGGTAAGGTGCGAGCTTTAATAAATGATGAAGGCAAAAGAGTGTATGAAGCAGGTCCGTCTACTCCCGTAGAAATACTTGGTTTTTCAGAAGCTCCAGAAATAGGTGAAGGGTTTTTAGCAGTAGAGTCTGAAAAAGTTGCCAAAGAAATAAGTTTGAGGTTAGAAGCTGGAAAGCATGGTAAAAGAGGTAATACTACTGATTTTAGTGGTTTGGTTCTAGACATTAAAGATAGCGGGATAAAAGTAGTTTCTCTTATAGTTAAAGGAGATGTTAGAGGATCCATTGAGCCATTATGTAACTCATTAGAGGTTCTGAGCCTAAAAAAAGTCAAGGTAAATGTTATTCATAGCGGAATCGGAAATATTAACGAATCGGATGTTTTACTGGCATCTTCTTCTGGCGCAATAATACTGGGTTTTGGCGTTCATGCAGAATCAGGAGCGTTAGATATTGCAGAAAAAAATGATGTATCTATAAGATATTATAGCATTATATATGAAGCTATTGATAATATTAAAAAACTGGTTGAAGGGTTGATTGAGCCTGAATATAAAAAAGTTTTAATAGGAAAAGCAGAGGTGCGTCAGATTTTTAAGATTTCAAAAACTACGTTAATTTGTGGGTCGTATGTTTTAGAAGGGAAGATCAGGAGAGATTGCGTAGCTACTTTAACAAGAGAAGGCAAACCTGTTTATCAAGGCAAAATATCTTCTTTGCGTAGATTCAAGAATGATGCAAAAGAAGTTAAAGCAGAGCTTGAATGTGGAATTGGGCTAGACAACTGCAAAGATGTTCAAGAAGGGGATATCATAGAAGCGCATGTCATGGAAAAGGAAAAGCTGAAATAATATAGAATTGGCTGAATTATTGTGTCAAAACGACGAACAGATCAAATAAATCAATCCTTAAAAAGAGAAATCAGCAGGATATTGCTTATAGATATGAATGATATAGCTGTAAAACTTGTTACAATCAATAGGGTTGAAGTAAGTTCTGATCTACACTATGCTAAGGTTTATCTAATTCCTTTTGGGGAAGATAAAAATAGAGTTATGAGACATATCCGGCAAGCTAGTGGATTTATCAGAACTCGTATTGCCAATAGTATGAATCTAAGGATTACTCCTGAGCTACACTTTATATATGATAAGGCTTTTGAAGACGGAATGCGTGTTCTAAAGAAGATAGATGAAATTTCTAAGCAAAAATGAGAAGATTATAAACAGGATTATCAGTCAAATAGACTGCCACAAAAAATTTCTTATTACCACTCATGTCTATCCTGACGGAGATGCAATTGGTTCCCAAATAGCTTTATATCTGCTTTTAAAGAGAATAGGAAAAGACGTTGAGCTAATTAATTCATTTCCCTTGCCAGCAAGATATAAGTTTCTTCCAAACAGCAGGTTAATTAAGCATAATGTAACCCTGCCGTATAGTGAAATAGCGTTCGTATTAGATGTTGGGAGCAAAGGCAGGCTGGGGAATATGAGAGACCATATAAATAATATAAAAACAGTAATAAATATAGATCATCATCTGAGTAATGATTGTTTTGGCATTATAAACTGGATAGATTCTCATATGAGTTCAGTTGGTGAACAAATTTTCCATCTTTATAAGTATATGAAATTAGAGATAAGGAAACCTGAGGCGGTTTGCCTATATACAGCTATTGTAACTGATACAGGGTCCTTTCAGTATTCTAATGCCAGCGCTGAGACGCATTTGGCAGTTTCTGAACTTCAAAAAACAGGCATTGACCATACTGAGATATGTAATCAAATATATCAGAACATTCCTGTAAGTAAACTTAAATTATTACAGCTTGCGTTGGAGACATTGAGTTTTGCGGCTAAAGGAAAGATAGGTTATATGTTTGTTACATCTGATATGTATGCAAAGGCATGTGCAAGAGAAGAGGACAGTGAGGAAATAGTTGAGTATGCGCGCAATGCGGAGGGAGTTGAGGTAGGTATTCTCTTCAAACAACATTCTCAGGAAAGTATAAAGATAAGCTTTCGCTCAAAAGGGAAAGTCAATGTTAATAAAATTGCATCGAAATTCGGAGGAGGCGGACACCACAATGCATCTGCATGCACAATTAGCGGAAAATTGAGCAGTGTATTAAAAAATGTTTTAAGAACTACAGTGTTAGAATTGAGAGTTTAATACTATGGACGACAGATCACAGACGACAGACCACGGTAAAAGACTAT
This genomic stretch from bacterium harbors:
- the rbfA gene encoding 30S ribosome-binding factor RbfA, whose product is MSKRRTDQINQSLKREISRILLIDMNDIAVKLVTINRVEVSSDLHYAKVYLIPFGEDKNRVMRHIRQASGFIRTRIANSMNLRITPELHFIYDKAFEDGMRVLKKIDEISKQK
- a CDS encoding bifunctional oligoribonuclease/PAP phosphatase NrnA, which gives rise to MKFLSKNEKIINRIISQIDCHKKFLITTHVYPDGDAIGSQIALYLLLKRIGKDVELINSFPLPARYKFLPNSRLIKHNVTLPYSEIAFVLDVGSKGRLGNMRDHINNIKTVINIDHHLSNDCFGIINWIDSHMSSVGEQIFHLYKYMKLEIRKPEAVCLYTAIVTDTGSFQYSNASAETHLAVSELQKTGIDHTEICNQIYQNIPVSKLKLLQLALETLSFAAKGKIGYMFVTSDMYAKACAREEDSEEIVEYARNAEGVEVGILFKQHSQESIKISFRSKGKVNVNKIASKFGGGGHHNASACTISGKLSSVLKNVLRTTVLELRV